In Clostridia bacterium, the sequence ACCGGCTGGCTTACACAAACAGGGAAATTATTGCGGTAAATGATGGCAGCAGCGATAGGACAGGGGAAATATTACATAAACTGGCGAAACAATATGATGATCTGAGAATTATAGATTGTAAGGAAAATCGGGGAAAAGCAACAGCATTAAAGCTGGCTACCTTTGCTTCAAAAGCTGAGTATTTAGTTTGTATTGATTCCGATGCGGTTTTAGATCCATATGCAGCCCATTACCTGATCTATCATTTTTTATATAAAGGTGAAAGATTGGGAGCAGTTACCGGAAATCCACGGATTCGCAATCGTGATACATTATTAGCAAAATTGCAAATAGTTGAATATGCATCTATTATTGGGGCGATCAAGCGGTCACAGCGTATTTTAGGTAAAATCATGACAGTTTCGGGTGTTGTTGTCGCTTTCAGAAAAAAAGCATTGGTGGATGTAGGTTTGTGGGATCATGATATGATAACAGAGGATATTTCTATTTCCTGGAAGCTGCAGCAAAGGTTCTGGGATATCCGCTATGAACCCCGAGCGTTGTGTTGGATGTTGGTGCCTGAAACTATCAGCGGTATTTGGAAACAAAGGATTCGCTGGGCTCAAGGTGGGCAGGAAGTGATTTTGCGCCACTGGAGGGTTATGCTGGATTGGCGACATCGGCGAATATGGCCAATTTATTTGGAGCAATGGGTCAGTCTATTTTGGGCCTATTCTTGGGTGATTGTGACAGTATATTATTTTATTAATGCTGATACCGTTCAGGAGTTATTTATGTGGTTAGCTTTTCCATCCTTTGCTTTGGTATTTTTAAGCTTAATACAATTGTGGTCATCTTTAAGGATTGATAGCAAATACGATGATGTTTTACATTTTTATTTATGGGCAGCTTGGTATCCATTTGTTTATTGGATTTTAAATGCAACCATTGTAATGTTTGCTTTTCCTAAAGCCATCAACAGCAGAATCAAGGGGGGATATGCTATATGGACAAGTCCGGACAGAGGACAACGCAAAGCTGCATAAATCAAACATTTATTGTTAAATCCCACAAATGTTGGTGGCGTGAAATTATTGTTGGTATATTTACCCTGATAGTGTGGTTTTATTGTGTGACGGTTATATACTTCTTTATTGATTCTATATTTTCACTTAATCATGAATATCCCAGATTGTTCAAGATATCTTTTAAAATGACCAACGATGATATTCAAAGGTTTTTTTCCATAGGTGGAATTTTATTCGTTTTATTTTATCTGCTGCTTTGGTTATGGGGTTTTTACAACAAGAAAAGGTATGGAAGTCTGACTCGCAGAAAATATCCCCAGCCTGCAACAAAAGAAGATTTGATGGGTTTAGGTATGATTGATGAAAGTGTTTATGAGACACTTCAACGTGAGAAGGTGATCATATTGGAGACAAATCCCATAAGGGATGGAGAGGATTAATATGAAATTATCCATGAAGAGATTGTTAAAGGCGTCCAGTCTATTTCTAGTAGTTTTTATTATAGTATTTATAATCGCTGATAAAATCAATGTAGAAAATACGCCGGCTATGAGTTTTCCTGAACCCCTTGAAAAGGATGGTTGTCTCGGTCTTACTTATCATCGAGTGCGACAGGATGATATTGCCACAAAGGTAATAGAGCATTTGACTGCTTCTGATGAATTGAGGAATTACTCAGTCTATAAAAGCGAGTTTCAGCAGCATATTCAATTTTTGCAGGAGCAGGGTGCGACTTTTGTTACACCGTCTGACTTGAGGGAATTCAGAAAAACAGGTAGCCACCCTGAAAAATGTGTCTGGATTTCCTTTGATGATGTAGATGAGTCTGTATATGAGAATGCTTTTCCTATTTTAAAGGAGCATCAAATTCCTTTTACTTTGTTTTTGATAGCAGGACATGTAGGAGATCCCGATTTTGATAATCTTTCATTGGCAACCTGGGAGCAGATACAGGAAATGGTGGATAGCGGATTGGCTACAATTGGTTCCCATACATATGATATGCATTATTTAGTAGAGGATGAGCCGGTTTTTTTCGACCCGGATCAGAAAACTGCCTTTTTACAGGATTTGATCAAAAGCAAACATACTATTGAGGCTAATTTAACGGGGGTACAAGTAGTGGATTTTGCTTATCCCTATGGGGACGGGGAGGACGAATTGGTTCCGATCATTGAACAGGCAGGCTTTTTATCCGCTTATATTTTGGCACCACGGATTATTTCTAAACAAAATGCACTTTTTTGGCAGAATAGAATTTTGGTGGATGATGCTGTTTTTCAGGAAATAGTCAAGCCATGGTTAACCCAATAACACAAGGGGACTGTCCCCCTGTGTTATTGGGTTGTTTTTTCAATCTAAGTTCAGTTTATGTCTCATGATATAAGTGGTGATAAAGAAGAACAAGGCTGAAAAAGCAAGTGATACAGCCAGACTTATTAATATAGGTGTATCTCCGGGGATAAAATTTTCGCCCATGACAATTGCATCATTTGCAGCAGTCACGGTAAAAGGAGCTAAACCGGAAAGTTTCAGCGATGTCCAATTATAGATCCATATAGCGATTATAGATATTATCATTCCTAATCCCATGCCCAGTTTTTTATTACGTATTGCCACGGTGGATAAGGAGATTCCCATATATAGTGATAATACTAAAGGTATTATGCCTATGTTGATACCAAGTATTGCTTTTAAAATAGTTTTGATGTTTTCCCAATTGATTGAACCTTTGATTGCATCAAAAGGTATTTGAAATCTGGAGAGAAGCAATATCATGGCTATCGCTGAAAAGAGCATTATATTGAACCATATAATTGTGGTGATCAGTTTTGACAGCAATAGTTGAAAAGGCTTTACCGGCAGGGTGAACATCAAATATCCTTCCGGACCGAATAGATTTTTTTGAAAATGTTGTAAAACCAGCCAAACACACATGATACACACTATTACAATGGATACGGTAAATATTATAACTGCACCGCCTTGTGCAACGGTGTCGTACAAGTAAGGCATTGCAAAGCCGAAGACCAGCAGCAGGGCTGCCATTACAATGAATTTTTTATATGCGAATTTGATATCCAGTTTGATTAATTTGCCTAACATCTATATACCTCCCTAAACAATTGATCTATGGACTTTTTATGTTCTGTACGCAGAGACTCGGCTTGTCCCAAAAGATTTATCTTGCCGTCTTTCAGGAAAATAACATCGTCAAATATTGTCTCAACATCAGAGATGATATGGGTGGATAATAAAATAGAGCTATTTTCTGCCAAGTTATTCAATATAGTAGACAGTATCACTTCACGAGATGCAGGGTCTACGCCTGCAATCGGTTCATCCAGAATATATAATTTAGCCCGGCGGCACATGGTGAGTACCAATAGAAGCTTTTCTTTCATGCCCTTGGAAAGTTCGGATATCCTCTTATTTTTAGGCAGTTTAAGGGATTCCAGCAAGTGGTTTGCCCGCTCACAATCAAAGTCCTCAAAAAAATCCGCATAAACATGGAGTGTCTGTTCCACCTTGAGCCATTCAGGCAAGGCCATCTTATCAGGAAGATAACTGACCACGCTTTTGGTTTTAACGCCGGGGTTGTTGCTGCAAATACGGACATCCCCCGTATAATCAGCCAATAAGCCGTTGATAATTTTTATCAGTGTAGTCTTGCCGCTGCCGTTGGGTCCAAGAAGCCCTACGATGCGCCCGGATTGTATATTGAAGGATACATCTTTTAGAGCTGTTTGTTTTCCATATCGTTTTGTGACATTTGATATTTTGAGTAAATTTTTACTACTCATGTTTAACCTCTCCTTTCATATCTATAAGTTGCTTTATTTGGTGGATGGAGCATCCCAGAGCTGTCATTTTGCATAGAAATTCCTCTACCAGACCGGATGTCAATTCACTTTTAAGCTTTTGGATCAATTCTATGTCGTTGGTAACAAAGCGACCTGAGGTGCGTTCAGTATACAGCAGCCCTTCCCGTTCGAGTTCGCCCATTGCACGTTGAAGGGTGTTAGGATTTACCCCGAGCTCTATCGCCAGCTCTCTCACCGGTGCAATCTTTTCGCCAGGAGCAAGATTGCCGCTGCAAATCTCTTGCTTAAAACCATCCACAATCTGAGTATATATTGGAAGAGCAGGATCAAAATTCAGTTTCAATAAAGCACCTCCATTCAAAATTATTTTGTGTTATTGTATTAAGCTGCTAATACAATAACACAGTTTTACGGAAAGGTCAATACATTTTTTGCAAGGAAAACGATGGTATAATAACAATAATAAAGCAGGGAGGAAGGTGATCTATATAGTGGATACCTGTTCCGTTGTATGTGATCAGATATTAAGATTGATGGATAAGCGTGAACATATTATTATTGCCATCGATGGGCCTTGTGGGAGTGGAAAGACCACTTTGGCAGATTGCTTAACCAGTCATTTCAACTGCAATGTGTTTCACATGGATGATTTTTTTCTTCCTTTTTCCATGAGAACCCAAGAGAGGCTGGCACAGCCGGGGGGCAATGTGCATTATGAAAGATTTAAAGAGGAGGTTCTCCATCCCCTGCAAAAGGGTCAAGAATTTAACTATCGGCCTTTCCGATGTGACAAAGGAGAGTTGGACAGCCCGGTTTATGTGGAAAAAAGGAAATTAAACATTGTGGAGGGAGTGTATTCTCTCCATCCTAGTTTGCAGCAGGCATATGATTATAGGATATTTTTGACGGTGAGCCCACAGGTTCAAAGACAGCGAATTGTGCAGCGCAGTGGGCAAAACAAGATAAAGGATTTTATAGATAGGTGGATTCCGATGGAGAACAATTATTTTTCTTATTTTAAAATTCAATCCGGTTGTGATTTGGTTATAGATACAAGTAAAGGGTGAGGATTTATTAATATTTTCTCATTTGCTTTAATAAACATCTAATATAAATATCAAAGGATGTTTGATAAATGAGAAAAATTAAGATAATGCCGGTATTCGGCACAAGGCCGGAGGCTATAAAGATGGCTCCGGTAGTGAAAAAATTGGAGGATAATTCTCAGTTTGAAGTGAAGACCTTGGTTACCGGGCAGCATCGATATATGTTGGATCAGGTATTGGATTTGTTCGGTATTGTCCCTTCATATGACCTGGATATAATGAAGGAGGGGCAGAGCTTGGCGGATATAACTGCCCGGGTTATCGGTGGGCTGGAGGGGGTATTGGAAAGGGAAAGGCCTGGTATGGTGCTGGTTCATGGTGATACTACCACCACATTTGCCGCCAGCCTTTGTTGTTTTTATCATAGGATACCTGTAGGCCATGTAGAGGCAGGCTTGAGGACTGATGATAAATATTCTCCTTACCCTGAAGAGATGAACAGAAGATTGACAGGGGCTATTGCTGATCTGCATTTTGCTCCTACAAAAAAGGCTGGGGATAACCTTTTAAAAGAAGGGGTAAATCGGAAAGATATTATCATAACGGGCAATACAGTGATAGATGCGCTGTTGCAGGTGGTAGAGCAGGATTACAGGTTTGAGGGCCAGCTTTTGGATGATATTGATTTTGGCAGTAAGAGAGTGGTGTTGGTCACTTGCCATAGAAGGGAAAACTTGGGGCAGCCTATGGAGAACATCTTCAACGCCATCATAGATATCATTGCCGATAATAGGGATGTAGAGGTGGTTTTTCCTGTTCATAAAAATCCTAAAGTGAGGGATATTGCCTGCCCTATATTAAAGGATATAGATAGGGTTCATCTGATAGAGCCCATGGATTATCAGCCTTTTGCCAATCTAATGAATAAATGCTATATGATATTGACCGATTCAGGAGGCATACAGGAAGAGGCCCCTTCCCTAGGCAAGCCTGTGCTGGTGCTCAGGGACACCACCGAAAGACCGGAAGCGGTTGAGGCAGGGACGGTAAGAGTGGTGGGAACAGATAGAGATGCTATATTTAAACAGGCCCATCTGCTTTTAAATGATAAAGATGAGTATGATAGG encodes:
- the pgaC gene encoding poly-beta-1,6-N-acetyl-D-glucosamine synthase translates to MSLFWIAGSRLFSKRREREMPIDFDSIDWPMISILIPCYNEEETIEETIAYIHRLAYTNREIIAVNDGSSDRTGEILHKLAKQYDDLRIIDCKENRGKATALKLATFASKAEYLVCIDSDAVLDPYAAHYLIYHFLYKGERLGAVTGNPRIRNRDTLLAKLQIVEYASIIGAIKRSQRILGKIMTVSGVVVAFRKKALVDVGLWDHDMITEDISISWKLQQRFWDIRYEPRALCWMLVPETISGIWKQRIRWAQGGQEVILRHWRVMLDWRHRRIWPIYLEQWVSLFWAYSWVIVTVYYFINADTVQELFMWLAFPSFALVFLSLIQLWSSLRIDSKYDDVLHFYLWAAWYPFVYWILNATIVMFAFPKAINSRIKGGYAIWTSPDRGQRKAA
- a CDS encoding polysaccharide deacetylase family protein — encoded protein: MKLSMKRLLKASSLFLVVFIIVFIIADKINVENTPAMSFPEPLEKDGCLGLTYHRVRQDDIATKVIEHLTASDELRNYSVYKSEFQQHIQFLQEQGATFVTPSDLREFRKTGSHPEKCVWISFDDVDESVYENAFPILKEHQIPFTLFLIAGHVGDPDFDNLSLATWEQIQEMVDSGLATIGSHTYDMHYLVEDEPVFFDPDQKTAFLQDLIKSKHTIEANLTGVQVVDFAYPYGDGEDELVPIIEQAGFLSAYILAPRIISKQNALFWQNRILVDDAVFQEIVKPWLTQ
- a CDS encoding ABC transporter ATP-binding protein yields the protein MSSKNLLKISNVTKRYGKQTALKDVSFNIQSGRIVGLLGPNGSGKTTLIKIINGLLADYTGDVRICSNNPGVKTKSVVSYLPDKMALPEWLKVEQTLHVYADFFEDFDCERANHLLESLKLPKNKRISELSKGMKEKLLLVLTMCRRAKLYILDEPIAGVDPASREVILSTILNNLAENSSILLSTHIISDVETIFDDVIFLKDGKINLLGQAESLRTEHKKSIDQLFREVYRC
- a CDS encoding GntR family transcriptional regulator; its protein translation is MKLNFDPALPIYTQIVDGFKQEICSGNLAPGEKIAPVRELAIELGVNPNTLQRAMGELEREGLLYTERTSGRFVTNDIELIQKLKSELTSGLVEEFLCKMTALGCSIHQIKQLIDMKGEVKHE
- a CDS encoding AAA family ATPase translates to MIYIVDTCSVVCDQILRLMDKREHIIIAIDGPCGSGKTTLADCLTSHFNCNVFHMDDFFLPFSMRTQERLAQPGGNVHYERFKEEVLHPLQKGQEFNYRPFRCDKGELDSPVYVEKRKLNIVEGVYSLHPSLQQAYDYRIFLTVSPQVQRQRIVQRSGQNKIKDFIDRWIPMENNYFSYFKIQSGCDLVIDTSKG
- the wecB gene encoding UDP-N-acetylglucosamine 2-epimerase (non-hydrolyzing), whose amino-acid sequence is MRKIKIMPVFGTRPEAIKMAPVVKKLEDNSQFEVKTLVTGQHRYMLDQVLDLFGIVPSYDLDIMKEGQSLADITARVIGGLEGVLERERPGMVLVHGDTTTTFAASLCCFYHRIPVGHVEAGLRTDDKYSPYPEEMNRRLTGAIADLHFAPTKKAGDNLLKEGVNRKDIIITGNTVIDALLQVVEQDYRFEGQLLDDIDFGSKRVVLVTCHRRENLGQPMENIFNAIIDIIADNRDVEVVFPVHKNPKVRDIACPILKDIDRVHLIEPMDYQPFANLMNKCYMILTDSGGIQEEAPSLGKPVLVLRDTTERPEAVEAGTVRVVGTDRDAIFKQAHLLLNDKDEYDRMANSVNPYGDGKAADRIVEGILNSTRGQFFCALYSR